CACGCCGTTGCGGATGGCCTCGTTCATGTTGGCCTTCTTGTCCGCGGCGGCCGCAGCCTTGAGCTCGGCAGCAGCGGCTTCCTCGGCGGTCCGGTCGAACGGCATCGACTGCACCTCGAACGTGTCTCCGCGGCCCTCGTCGATGCCAGCGGCAGCGATGATCAGGGCACCCAGGTCCTCGGTGCTGATGTCGCGAGCTGCCGCGGTGTCGACCACGACGCCGATGTGCTGGGTGTCGACGCCGCCGGGGGCGGTCTCGCGGGTCTCGACGACGGTGTCGACCGCGTTGTCGGAGGTCTTCGACTCCTTCTTGTACGCCGAGTCCGCACCGGTGCCACCGACGGGGCTGTCCATCTGGCCGTCCGGACCCACGACGCCGCCGATCGTGCCGACGCCGTTACCGCTGCCGGGGCCGTTGTACTCCTCGGTCTGGGTCGACTGGGAGAGCGGCTTGGCGCCCTCCTTGGTCGTGTATGTCTTGGACTCCTGCACCGACTTGTCGAAGTCGAGGTTGGCGGTGACGGTGACGGTGGAGTTGCCCGGGCCGAGGACCCGGTCGAGGGTCTGCTGGATACGAGACGACATCTCGCTCTGGTAGTCGTCGACCTGCTGGGTGCGGCTGCTCGTGCCGGCGCTGCCCGAGCCGTCGTCGGTCGAGAGCACTTGGCCGGTGGAGTCGGCGACGGTGACCTTGGCCGGGTCGAGCCCGTCGATGGACGAGGCGATGAGGTGCACGATCGCCTGGACCTGGTTGGCCTGGAGCGTGGTGCCGGCACGGGTGGCCACGAGGACCGACGCGGTGGCCGGGTCCTGCTCGTCGGCGAAGACCTGCTTCTCCGGCAGGGCCAGGTGGACCACTGCGGTCTCGACCCCGTCGATGGCGCCGATGGTGCGCGAGAGCTCACCCTCCATGGCGCGCTTGAAGCTGGTCTGCTCCTGGAACTTCGACGTCGAGATGCCCTGGTCGTCGAGCAGTGAGTAGCCGCCGTCGGAGCTGGTGGGCAGTCCTTCGCCGCTCAGCGCGATCCGGGTCGAGTAGACCTGGTCCTGGGGCACCATGACGGTCCCGCCGCCACCGCTGATCTCGTACGGCACACCGTCGGCGTCGAGCTTCTCGATGACGGCCGAGGCGTCCTTGGACGACATGTTGCTGAAGAGCGGGCTGTAGTCGGGGGTAGAGGCCCAGTTGAACACCATGAAGCCGGCGAGCAGCAGCCCCAGGGTGCCGACGACAGCGACGACCTTCTGCCCGGGGGCGAAGGCGTTGAACGTCTGCTGGTAGCGGCTCAGCGTCCGCTGGATCGTGGTGCGCATCAAACCTGCATCCGCATGATCTCGTTGAAGGCCTCGACCGCGCGGTTACGCACCGCGACGGTGAGCTGGGTGGTGATCGCGGCCTCGGAGGCGGCGACGGTGTAGTCGTGGATGTTCGAGAGATCGCCGGTGGCGGCCTTGACGGCCAGGCCGTCGGCGCGGTCAGTGACGTTCTCGAGGTTCTGCAGGCCGCCGACAAGCATGTCGCCGAAGGCCTTGTTCGGGCCCTCCGCGCCGGATGTCGACTTGCCGAGCGTGACCGAGTCGCTACTGGTGACGGGAGCACTGAACGGCGTGAAGCCGATGCTCTCGATGCCGCTGATACTCATCAGGACCTTCCAATCGAGAGGGCTGCGTTGTAGCCGTCCTGGGCGTTCTTCGTGATCT
This is a stretch of genomic DNA from Nocardioides sp. InS609-2. It encodes these proteins:
- the fliF gene encoding flagellar basal-body MS-ring/collar protein FliF, with protein sequence MRTTIQRTLSRYQQTFNAFAPGQKVVAVVGTLGLLLAGFMVFNWASTPDYSPLFSNMSSKDASAVIEKLDADGVPYEISGGGGTVMVPQDQVYSTRIALSGEGLPTSSDGGYSLLDDQGISTSKFQEQTSFKRAMEGELSRTIGAIDGVETAVVHLALPEKQVFADEQDPATASVLVATRAGTTLQANQVQAIVHLIASSIDGLDPAKVTVADSTGQVLSTDDGSGSAGTSSRTQQVDDYQSEMSSRIQQTLDRVLGPGNSTVTVTANLDFDKSVQESKTYTTKEGAKPLSQSTQTEEYNGPGSGNGVGTIGGVVGPDGQMDSPVGGTGADSAYKKESKTSDNAVDTVVETRETAPGGVDTQHIGVVVDTAAARDISTEDLGALIIAAAGIDEGRGDTFEVQSMPFDRTAEEAAAAELKAAAAADKKANMNEAIRNGVLGGIVALMLALAWFKGRKRSKARDQATTYVVEQLRNESAARAAVPVDPPAAVLALESSEQLKAEEIRAELAALVERQPEEVASLLRGWLVQN
- the fliE gene encoding flagellar hook-basal body complex protein FliE, producing the protein MSISGIESIGFTPFSAPVTSSDSVTLGKSTSGAEGPNKAFGDMLVGGLQNLENVTDRADGLAVKAATGDLSNIHDYTVAASEAAITTQLTVAVRNRAVEAFNEIMRMQV